agaaaacaaagcagaaccaGATCAAGAATGCAGCCTTCCCATCTCCCTTTTGACCAGACGtttattctgtaaaatattCGCCACCTCTCGCTGTGACATCGCAGCATTTCCCTGTGTTTTGGAGATGCTGATTATAATGAACTGCAAATATGGAACACTCAGACAGCCAGCTCACACAAATACATTACAGTCCCTCATAGTGGAAGACAGGGAGCCACCACAAATGTacacaaacagcaaattttagCTTTTCAGCAGGCAATGAACAGACAATGAGTTATTGTGTGTCTTCCTCTCTGCAATTATCTTCCTTTTGGAATGCATCTCTTGCCAGCTCTCTATCAGTCGTGTGTAGGACGACTCTAACAGCACAAAGTAACATCTCTTAGGAAATAAGATGCGTTAAAAAGTCCGCTACTGGTGTATATATAGCATACTATATCTAATTTCAAGCTTACACTTCGTGAGTCCTGatctttctgctcttctttggCTGATGCAAGGAAAGCTTATGCATACACTGAACTGCTGGTTTGTGCTCAGGCTGATCAATGGCTACAATATATTACCACTGTAAACAGAAATCCCCCGAGGTCAGGACAGCCAAAACATCCTTACACACTCATGCTTACCAATTTGATTGCTTAACTTATGGAAAAACACACCAAAGTTATGCAGTACGGCCCTAGAGCACAAATGTACCTCGTGGAACTGGACGTGATGTTGGTGTTTTGTGTGCTGTAAATTAGAAaagaaatgacctcaagttaaAAATAGAGACAGACAAGACAGCTTTGAGACAGACAAGATGGCCACGCCGGCATCCCGGATTATCCCAGGTAAAAAGAACTCTTTTCCCACTAACAACAATCAACAGACACATTTCGCTCGCAGGCAGGACCTGGCTGCTGTAGTGTagcttggttttatttatgtCCACAAATAGTTcgaaaaaattacaaaatactCAAATGGAGAGAACACAGAAGTCACGATTTTCTGGGTTTCTACTCTGTTTACACTGTGTTATCCCATGGCAAACTACTCATATATACATTAAGCTTCaagatatatataaatgtaGCAGTCAGAATGTACACTCTGCTTTAACGGTGCAGTGAAACAAGCTCAACCATGACAACATAGAACAAGAGAGACGTTTCAAAAACActaaagtaaaatttaaaaataaactttgaaaacagaggaaaaataagagagatttataaaagaaaaccaacaggTCTGGGTTGTTTTAACAGGGCATCAAACACCAAGATGGCTTCAGAAACCACTGCATGTAAAGTTGTAGTTAATCATTGCTCTAACATGGAAGAAATTCAGTGCTTATTTGCTGAATAACGTGAACAAGAAACTCCCACAAATTATCAGAATGcttttctaaatttaaaaataagaaagaaaaagctgaatgaACTGCTTTTGAACAGACTGCAAacttcagctggaaaataaaagagaggaCCATCGGAGGcaattagcttttcttttttttttaataagaactatagctaaaaataacagcaaaagaGAAGGATCGGAAGAAATGGCTGAAGTGGCTGAACTCCCCCAAGCTCCCGAATTCCACACGGTAAAAACAAGGAGGGGAAGCTTAACTGAAATGTGCCTGATTCGACCTTTAAAGTCAAGCGAGGCACTCTCTCTGCTGAGCAGACTGCTCTCACTACCTGCCCACTGTTAGCAGAAGCAAAACCCACTTATTACTCAGAAGAAAACCATTTCACCTGACCACTGCAGACAGCAACTGAAGGCTTTACCGTCCTCGATTCTAGATTGACCTCACGCTTTCCAAATCTCAGTAATACTCACTAGCTGCTCCTCCTAACAGAGTTCAAACAGAGCGGGTGCAACTCATTAAACGCTACTGCAGGTCTTTTGCACTGAGAAATCTGGAATGgaggacagaaaaaaaggaaggtcaaCATCAGGTGAAATAGGTCTCCTTCCTCTCCTATTGCCTTAAGCAGAGCTAGAGTACCTCAATGCAAATGGTAAATTCATGTTACTGACCGTCCGCCAGCGATCTTCGGGCACTGAGAGTGGTTTGAGACCGTGAGGTGGATGAAGCGCTGTGCGTGCCCTGCCTTCCATCAGATTATGATTAACTACAAGCTTATCACGCGTGGCTCGGAACAGTCCTATGACACAACCATCACACAGAACAGTCTACAACAGCAGAGAGAGCACTCGTGAGTTGAGAGAGAGAATGGGGGGAACTTGTGCACCAGCAGAATAAACAACAGCCAGCAGATCAGATGTCCATCGGCTGCATCGCCCGCTGCTCTGGCAAAGAAAATTCATGgcaaaacagtgaaaacaaattaaaaatctgcCTAGACAGTAAGCGGAGTTGTCTCCTAAATAATGCTCACTGGCCTGTGTATTCCTCTCCTTTTACCATCCACATGGGAATCAGCCAACAGGAGTTATTCCGCAAGGACCTGGTGTGTTGGGAGTCAGTAAATGTTACTGTCCATATATCTGGTTAATTCCGAAGCGTTAAGTTCCTGAGATACAGAACACTGGTGGCAGTTAAAAAGTGTTTgcttacaaaaccaaaactaaaacagtcaaagagaaaatacagactGGTCTTTGCAAAAGAACTTCAAGAATACTCAGCTGCCTATCCACGTTTCTTAAGAACATATCAAACCTAAGAGGCCAGAAAGAGCACGTCCTCCAAAAATATCTGCGTGCATACAAAATTCTGGCTGTGCTAGTTTGAGCCAtggaaaagcttaaaaaagaGATTTTAGAACAGATTATTTCTTTGAACTTTTGCCTAAAGTCTAAAACCAATGGAGTTAGATTAAGTTTCAAAAGGTAATAGGAAAGAGACGTATTATGGCCACATTGACAACGAACCCTTGACGGAGGCATCAAAAGGGGAAGCTGGTTCCAAGGGACACCTGGACTGCTGAGAAACCCAACTCCACAGAAAGCATCTGCAGAACAGAGAGATGTAACACTAACGAAAAACCCCACGAACCCAAACGAGCCAAGAAACAGGAACAGAAACAGTCATTTGCAACGTTATCCCTGCAACTCCCTTTAATGCTTATTGTTGGTAACAAACCAAATTTCAAGCTTTTATCCATTTGAAATTATTGATACCCAGCGTCCCCTTTAATTAAAGggataattatatatatatattttattaaaaaatcaacTCTGTATTCTGTCAATACCAGGTAGGAATTCACAATTTGTGATGGTACTGAAAATCAAGATAAACATTTctggagttttgttttgctttgtttctccccTCTACCCAAAAAAGTTATTTACAGACTTAAAAAGCCATGCTGCAGAACTGAGCTCTCTTTAAAATCATGAAGATTTCCTacaatgtattaaaataaaagtagattttaattattatagCACTTGCATTCAGAGCTTGTTATGTCACCTACTTGCaatccttgttttttttttaatagtatagATGCATTGAGTGTCTCTTTACGCACAGTGACTCGTGTTGTGAACCTGATTCTAGCACCTACTCAAACCAAActagtaagaaaaaggaaagaaaacaggaaaacaaaaaaagaacaaagaagaacaaaaaaaaaaaccaagattGCAGGAAGTTCTCTGAATATTCCACACAGTCCTGTATTTTCAATAGGCTTCTGAATACGTTGTCATGCAGGGAGACCCACACCAGTCTTGAGAAATCTTCTCTACAAATGAACACTATGCTGATAAGTCTCTACTTGTCGGGTggttgttttaaatatataaagaaatctttataagatattcttttccttttgtagcTCTTATTGTATGTAAAAATGTTCTGCTCCTTCCCAAGGACTAGGGTTTCCACAGCCAgcattacaaataaataatttattacaaCTGTTTGTCGCCTTCTTTCTTCAGTCgactgaaagagaaagaaaaactcatTTTAACAAAGCGAAGGAGGCGTCGTGACGCTTCAGAGAGAACTCGCCTTCCTGCCAACCCCGTGGCTGTTTAATGTGCTGCTTCCTAAACGTCCTCGCTCCCCACAGACACGGTGgcttttgtttctccttcttGACATATTGCCAGCGGTCACTGCAAACAGGAGGTGAGGTGGTGGCCAAGCAGAGAACCACCCTATTATCCACACCATATACTGTGGAGAAAGAACTCGCATGATTCATCCAGGCATTCTCAGTTGAGAATGCAGGATCTGTATTATTCATGCATTTCATCTTCCTACTGTCTTTAGTAATTTCTTAAGATTTAGTGAACTCTTCCCCTCTTCTCATTCATAAAGCTTTTATCCATCCTCCTCCACTGATCTCAAGAGAGATGTGGAAGCAGCAATCGTAGTATCATACTAAAAACACCAATCAGAGGTAATTCTGCAATGTAAGACTCAACTAGTTTACATCCTGTGCCAGTAATTTGGATGTGGGTTCCAATCTGCCCTATCACCTATGCTCAACTAAGTCTTAGTAGAGCTTTACCATCCTCCATAATTGCGTGAGGCCAGTAACCCAGCCCCTAGTTAGAAAGGCAGTAATTcacaagaaaaaagacagaatgtGGAGAAAGACAAAGGGAGTTGTAGCACCCCTGAGCCCCCCAACGCCTTCACCGCGCCTCTCACCTGTAATAATCTTCCTGACTCGGTAGATGCCCGCCGTGCATGTGAGGATGGCCGTGCAACCACTGCTGCTCCATGGCcagtctctgcagctctgctgactGGGCGTGCATGGCCTGCAGCTGGTGGGCCGCTGACATGGGCGGTGGAATGGCACCGGGCAGGTCTCGCGGATACGGAGTACCTAGGAAAGAGATGCTCGCTTTTAAACACTTATGAGGCCTGCAAAgagttcacagaatcccagaatgtcagggggttggaagggccctggaaagctcatccagtgcaatccccccatggagcaggaacacccagatgaggttacacaggaaggtgtccaggcgggttggaatgtctgcacagaaggagactccacaacccccctgggcagcctgggccaggctctgccaccctcactgggaagaagtttcttctcaaatttaagtggaacctcttgtgttccagtttgaacccattgccccttgtcctatcactggttgtcactgagaagagcctggctccatcctcctgacactccccctttagatatctgtaaccatgaatgagtcacccctcagtctcctcttgtccagctccagagccccagctccctcagcctttcctcataagggagttGTCCCATGaatctttcttttccctaaaCCAACCAACCTCTGCCTGTAACCCAAGTTACAGCTCAACTCCTCTCCCAAGAAACGCTAAGACCCAGAAGAAAAGTTAAAGATGACAGTTGAGATCCAGAGCCAACCTTCATAAAGGACCATAAAATGCTCTCACCAAAGACTGGATGTCGGAGCATTTCATGCTCGTGAGGTGGCTGCCCTAGCAATGGGTTGGGGATGGTCCCAGGTGGGTAGGGAAAACGTGCCAAATGGGGTCCAGCTGCTAAAGGATCCACCAGCGGGTGAACAGGTCCTGCTGAACctttaaaagaaggaaagaaagcaagcaatcAACTGCTTTGGGAAGTACCGCTCACTGTTGGAAGATCAAATGCCCTGTTAGTCTTGAGCTGGATCGTCACTGGCCTAACTGGCATGTAATTACCAGGAACCAATCCAATCTGAAACCCACTTTTCTGTCTTCAAGTGACATCTGCTTACCAAACAGTCTTAACTGTTCAAGCACAACCCAGGGGCTTTcagtttctacagaaaaaagaaattcacaAAGCAATAGGGAAAAACAGCAAAGATGGTCAACATTTAGAAAAATTTCACCAAAACTCTCTCCTATTTCCCCTTTACACAAATAAAATTGAAGGATCTCTAGTGGCATTTAGTACAAAAGCATTTAAGCATCCTCCCGACTTTACGAATACTACCTGATGGCCAAAACGAAACCCTTCGTTTGCAAAAGATGACACTGTCACCACCCTGCAGACAGCCTCTGATGCCACTTTACCAATATGATGAAAAAAGACACCGGCAAACctgaaaaatacttatttatcAGCCTCTCTGCAATCTCAGCACGTTAGGCTGTTAGCAGACTGCAGAGGAACCACAAATGGGAGGAATACAGCTCCGGTAACACAACTCTCCCTCAGCTGCTATCTGAAACGTGTGGTCACGTTACACTCTGTTCAGAACTACCTGAAACATTCAGGAGCCCCTCACTGTATTGTAACCTGGCGGCCAAGATTAAAGCCACATTACTTTTCAAATACAGTTAATAGCCTTGACAATTGATTGACCTGGCTTTGTGTCTTGCTAGACTGAGAGTGACAACGCACTTGCCAGATTTTTGTCCAGAACAAATAACCGGGGAGCACCTGGACTTACCTGCACAGAGGTGCTGACTTACCTGACAACAGAGTCCTTGTACAGACATGATCTATGACAAATTCCTTCTGCTATAAACGGGGTATGCCAACCTGCCTCAAACTGTGATTTGTGCAGTCTCAGACAGCAGGTTTAATGCTGATACTCAGCGCTATCATCTCCTCCCTGTAACCCCCATCCTTAACAGTCTCACAAGACCCTGCTCGTTCCTTGCTATACAAtctggctctgcagcagcactgcaacTCCTTCCAAACTCCAAAACACAGACGTCCCAGCTCCGTTTAACGCACACTGCTCTGAAGTGAAGTATGCTATATCCGCTCGCACAAACACCACATTTGCAGCCAGCTGCACCAGACGCTGCACTTCCAACTACTtggaatttttcttccttccttagCAGCCACCGCACCTGATGCCTTGCTTGCTGTGCGCTCTCCAGTCTGCCACCAGAAAATCAGAACAATTCTGCTTCCAGACAAGTAACCACTTCCAGAAGAGTAACCATGCAGCTTGCTTTAGAAATGAGCAAGGCATCAAGCCATTTTTGAGACTATTACATAGTTTGGGAAAAAGATTTCCACACATAAAAATACACTGTAGCTAAAAAGATGACAACCCCTCAATGTACATGGCTCTTGTGAGAATTGCAATAGAGAATTTCAGCTCAACTAAGGCCAGATGGTTGGCACATCAAATGGCCAAAGAGATGAAGTGTTTCTCtcctatttttttccagctcctaTATGGAAACACCAGTTTCAGCTCCTTACCAGCTATAACTCATACCGTAAGAGCCATTAGCAGTGTTAGCAGTTCCGTGACATCTCTCCTGACAAATTCCCTTCACCCACTGTATGCCAGACGTCACCGTAAGCTGGTGCTCTAGGACACCAGtactgaaaaaacccaaaccacaagaaaacagcaaaccTTTTACAGTGACAGTGTGCAGTGTCCATGAAAATCGCTGTACTGTCACCATCATTTATCACCATTATTGGTCCACTCTCCCCCAAAAATAGTTTGCATTTCAGTTATCACAACCTCATACAGCACAAGTCACATCGCACAAAAGGCAACAGGGATTTCGCTACTTGAATTCCAGAGCCGCAGGCTGCCCGTTTTGGGTAGATTTCTGCTAACAGCTCACGAGAGAGGATCCCTGGGATCCTGGCCCCTTTCCCTGGGCTCACCTTGATGTAAGGGATCCTGCTGGTGTAGGTGTAAATGCGAGTGTATGTGCGAGTGTTGGTGATGGTGAGGTGTCACGTTGAACATCTGGAGCCGCGCCAAGGGGTCGTTTGTCAGCGACGCCATCCGCTCAGCGTGTATTCTCTCTGCCGCCAGTCTGTCAGGGTAGCTCATTTCAGGCCGTAACTGGGGGCCTGCCAGCGCGAGTCTCTCTCTTTCCAGGGGGTTCAAACCCGGGTGGAAGGAAGCGAACGGGTGAGGTCCTGCTGTTGGGGGAATAGTCAGAGCGCCGTGCCTGGCAAAATGCTCCATGGGGTTCGTAGCTGGGTGCAGTGCATCGAGCTCTGGCGGCTTCACCTCAAAGCCAGGTTTCATCCTCTCTCTCAACTCCCTTTCCCGGATTTCTCGCTCCCGGATTTCCCGTTCTCGCAGCTCTCGTTCCCGAATGGTGGGATCCACGTTGTAGAGGCCAGGCATGTGGTAGGCCAGAAGCGGATCGGTGGGGTTCAGGGGGACGAAGAAGGGATGATTGCGGTTTGTTGGTGACATGACATGAGGACGGGCGTATTCACTCAGTGTTCGTAAAGCGGGTGTATCTGGGCCGATGTAAGGTGGTACGGCAGCAATGGTTGTCGGGGGAGGTTCGAATGAAGGTCTCATATGCGCTGGCCCGCTGAGCTGGGACTCTCCGAGACGACCTTCATGGGAGGAGCTGGATACCTTCTGCTGCACAGAACGGGGGAACCGAGGTTAGTTCAACTGGTCAACATGTCACAGCTACGGGCAACAGCTGCCACACATCACCCCAGACTGACGGTCCTGTCTGCAGTGTGTTCCTCCTCTCCACACTCACTTGTATCCTAAAACCTACTAAGCCCAAGGAAACTCATCTCTATGACGTGCAACACAACAAATCCCACTCCTGTCACATCAGGACTTCGCATCCTGCTCTCCCTTTTTGTaccagagcagcacagcacttcTGAGGAGGGCAACAAGCACAGTTCACCCAAGCAATCGCCCAAGGATCCCTACCCCAAAACAAAGTTCCCATACATGACACATCTCTTAATAGACAGATGCCATAACCTGATTTTTATAATCCTACAGAAACACGTCGCTATGATTCAGATCTCTGAAATGCACCACAGACTAGGAAGACTTCAGCACCTTCTTTTTCAGCATCAATAATGTCATTACCAACCTACCAATTCTGTGGGCCCGAAAGCAATCATTCCTTTCTGACAGGCCACAGAAAAAGGGATTAGTTGTACTGGCTCTTTATACCAAGACTGAAGTTTCGGTCTCCccataaaaataaagttacGTGCCTTTAACTAAGTCTACTTTGAATTTACAAAGTCTTCAGATGCCCCTTTTCCAGCAGACAGCACTCTTGTGCCTGCACAGTAGTACAAGATACACAAAGGCATTAACTAAATCTGCACAGAGTGTTTTTCTACTGCAAGGAAACATAAATACTTGGCTTAGTTatccccagctgtgctggcttCTCACACATCAGAAACAAACCAGGAGTAGAAATTTTCCACTTCCTTCAAAGAGGAGACAGTCGCAGGCAGGCTCTTCGCTACAAATACACGTACCGCAgctctttctgcttctctttcacGCTCCCgctccctctctctttccttctctttttctttttctctctccctctcttctctgGCTTTCTGTTCCGCTTCCCTTTTGGCCTTTTCAATGgcctcttctctcttcttggCCAGTTTTGATCCCGCCAGAGGCATGAAGTATAAGTCTGCTCTTGAGCATGAATTATAGCCACGGTCCAGGTGCTTATAGAACCTGaaagaaacaacacacaaaGAGCTTAGTCCTGGGAAAGATGCAAGAACCTGGGATTCAAGAACTGTATGTCAAAAAAACAAAGTGTCACTCTACACTTACACAATAGCACCACCAGCTGCCCTGAAAGCCATGAGAAAACTAATTGTACCGTATTACTCCGCAGACAAGCAGAGTATAAACCCCTCTTAAAATTACAAACTGCAATGCCCTGGCTGAAACAGCCCCATTCCAgcaaaaaaacagagcaaaatcaTCCTAGAAAGAAAGGCTGCTGAGGTGCACATGTAAAATACACCCAGCTCGCACAGGAGCTCATTTCTCAGCCTTTGGGAGCGTCCTGCTACACCGAAAAACGGAGCACATCAAAGCAGCACCTCGTACCGGGCTGACTGACTGGCGTGACTCGGTGTATCCACCACGGTAGGTTCTGGGGAAGGACTTCTGGGTGGAGGGGGAGGGCTTTCTGGTTCCTCGGCTTCATCCGGGACTTCTTCTTTGATTTGAATGGGCGGTAGCGTGCAGGCCGTCACCACCGGCACGTTTCCACCAGAAGCCGCCGACGTGGAGACCGAGGTCTGCAGCGGGATGCCAGGCACAGCGGGCGGCGTGGACGTGGAGGGGCAGGACGGAGGGGTGATGGAAGGTGGCCCTCCTGGGACAAAGGGGTGCTGAGAAAATGGGGGCTGGGAGGATACCTGATGGAGTCCAGACGGGGGGTGATTAGCAGGGGGGGGAAGGCTCTGGCTCTGCGTCAGCACGGGAGGCTGGGCTGGCGAAGACTGCAGCGGCTGGCTTTGGGGCAtcagctgcagaggaggagggtGCGCAGACGGAGGGTGATGAGTCGAGAGGGAGCTCAGAGGTTTTAAAGCGGGTGGCGGAGGCAAGTTGGAGTTCATCGAGAACGGAGAAGGGCCGGAGAGATGAGGAGGGTGCTTGTGGGACGGAGCAGTGGGGAGCTGCGGGATGGGGGTGGTAGGGGGAGGTTTGATATGCGGCATGGCCATGGGCGCGGGGGGCAGCGGCTGCTCCCGCGGGGGCTGCGCCTGCTGCAGGGAGCCGGCGCTCGGCAGGACGGGCTGCGCGACCTGGAGAGCCGAGTGAGAATGGGATGGGGCTTGTGTCTGAAGGGGAACCTGAGACTGAGATGACTgagtggggagggagaagggctGGGAAGGAACAGGATGAGGCAGGAGGGGCTGAGCCTGCAGGCCGTGAGGGGCCGGCTGGGCCTGGCCGTGCAGCGCGGGCTGCGAGTGCGGCTGCGAGGAGGCCGGGGCGGGCTGGCTCTGCGGGACGCTCAGGGGCTGCAGCGGCGGGTGCGGCGAGGGGAGTCTCTGGGGGTGCAGACTGGGGCCCTGCTGGATGTGGGAGTGCGGAGGCGGCGGCGCAGGGGCCTGGGGCTGCCCGGGGGGCTGGGATGCTGACGGCGAGACCTGCGGCGGGGCTGCAGTGGCGCTCGACGCCGCCGGCAGCGATGCTGGTAACTGCGCTGGTATGGGTGGCAtgggagggggagcctggccAGAAGCGCTCTGTGCCTGGAGCACTTGGGGCTGTGCCTGCAGCACTTGCTGTTGAGCGGATGAATCCGAGTCACTCTCATTGTCTtgggggctggggatgctgggggacGTGCTCCGGTTGTCCTGGTCGATGTCCTTGGGATCGCTGCTCCCTTCGTCGTTGACGCTGCGGCTGTCGGAGCTCTCGCCTTCGCCCTCGCCCTCCGAGGGAGAGTTCGGCCGGCTGATCTCCTGCAGGGAGAGGGGGAACAACAACCAGCGTGCATGAGGAAACTGCACAGAGAACACCACAGCATGCCGAAGGATGGAATCTATCACACGTGCTGTGCACACACAAGAGCAACTATCACCTTTTGAACCTCAGAGGTCTTAAAACTGCACGGGCAACATCAATATCCAAAGGGAGGGAGCAAAGACAACAGGTGGCCCTGCCTGAGCAGGGGGGTGGGCTAGATGACGTccatgtcccttccaacctcaaccattctgtgctTGTGTCATACGGAAAGCTCAGTGCCAGAATTCCCAAACCCTGCGCCCAGAGTGAACCTGCTCAGTCACACAGAGCTGAGAAGACATCCTGAAAGTACTTCAAACGAGCTCTGGGATCACTGCACTAAGACAACTCCAGAGCTGGTCTTCCAACTtgccacagaagaaggaaatttccattaaaaaaaaacaaggaggcAGCAGAAAAGAATCCAAGTGGACTCCTGTATAGTAGATActgatattaaaagaaaaaggacctCTGGACTTACCCTGCATCATTCCACTGTTTTGCAATAGAAAGAACATATTATAATATGGGTCGCTTTCCAGCCACAGATTAAGTTACAGTTTGCTGTGGCTTAAATTGATTtcatgtttttggtttgttacTGGGTTTGCACGCCCTCCCACTCTCAAACCAACCTCCTAAGTGAAAATATCCCTCCGTGGGACTCACTTGGGTTTTGGATTTCTTGGCGTTGGCCCTGTCGGGCTCCTCGGTGTCAGACGCCGCCTTCTCCCGCTGCCTCTTGGAGTTCTTGAGaggagaagaaacctcttcttttatcttctgccACAAAGGAAGCAGAACGCAAGTTACCAGTGACGTAAATGCAAAAGTAAACTGAGCACATGGCAGTGGCACCATATTTAATCCAAATAAACACAAAGAGTTCCTATGGAGCAATCTGACTTCTGCGGACAGAAACCCAAGGGTGGTTTGCGCATCCACCCTGCACGCATTTCTGACACAagccagaaggaaaaagggacatCAAGTGCAGCCTTAACCAGACTGAACTGTCAGCTTGCtctgaaaaatcaaacaaatataCTTCTCTTACTGGCTTTCTGTATGTAAGTTCAATTACTACATATTCATATTCCTTTGTAAACAAAGATTAAGTAttgcttaacaaaaaaaatcccccaaactgTCTACTTGTCTGATATATCCAGCATTTCTGATCTGCATTACTTCCGTGAGCCTAATGCTTGCATTTGCATCCAAAAATCAAAGGATTACTTTACTGTGAGAGCAGTGAGGTTATGTGGGGATGCTTTAATGGTTTTTATCACTGCACATCCTTACGTACAGGAACAAAGCATCAGTCCGATGCACCACTACATTGGTTTTTGCTTATCCACACAAGCAGGAATTTCCAGGTCACCCAGAGACTCCCTGACCCCGCAGAACCTCATTTA
This genomic interval from Columba livia isolate bColLiv1 breed racing homer chromosome 21, bColLiv1.pat.W.v2, whole genome shotgun sequence contains the following:
- the RERE gene encoding arginine-glutamic acid dipeptide repeats protein isoform X3; translated protein: MTADKEKDKDKEKDRDRDRDKERDKRDKARESENSRPRRSCTLEGGAKNYAESDHSEDEDNDNNSATTEESTKKSKKKPPKKKSRYERTDNGEITSFITEDDVVYRPGDCVYIESRRPNTPYFICSIQDFKLSKRDHLLMNVKWYYRQSEVPDSVYQHLVQDRHNENDSGRELVITDPVIKNRELFISDYVDTYHAAALRGKCNISHFSDIFAAREFKARVDSFFYILGYNPETRRLNSTQGEIRVGPSHQAKLPDLQPFPSPDGDTVTQHEELVWMPGVNDCDLLMYLRAARSMAAFAGMCDGGSTEDGCVAASRDDTTLNALNTLHESNYDAGKALQRLVKKPVPKLIEKCWTEDEVKRFIKGLRQYGKNFFRIRKELLPNKETGELITFYYYWKKTPEAASSRAHRRHRRQAVFRRIKTRTASTPVNTPSRPPSSEFLDLSSASEDDFDSEDSEQELKGYACRHCFTTTSKDWHHGGRENILLCTDCRIHFKKYGELPPIEKPVDPPPFMFKPVKEEDDGLSGKHSMRTRRSRGSMSTLRSGRKKQPASPDGRTSPINEDIRSSGRNSPSAASTSSNDSKADSVKKSTKIKEEVSSPLKNSKRQREKAASDTEEPDRANAKKSKTQEISRPNSPSEGEGEGESSDSRSVNDEGSSDPKDIDQDNRSTSPSIPSPQDNESDSDSSAQQQVLQAQPQVLQAQSASGQAPPPMPPIPAQLPASLPAASSATAAPPQVSPSASQPPGQPQAPAPPPPHSHIQQGPSLHPQRLPSPHPPLQPLSVPQSQPAPASSQPHSQPALHGQAQPAPHGLQAQPLLPHPVPSQPFSLPTQSSQSQVPLQTQAPSHSHSALQVAQPVLPSAGSLQQAQPPREQPLPPAPMAMPHIKPPPTTPIPQLPTAPSHKHPPHLSGPSPFSMNSNLPPPPALKPLSSLSTHHPPSAHPPPLQLMPQSQPLQSSPAQPPVLTQSQSLPPPANHPPSGLHQVSSQPPFSQHPFVPGGPPSITPPSCPSTSTPPAVPGIPLQTSVSTSAASGGNVPVVTACTLPPIQIKEEVPDEAEEPESPPPPPRSPSPEPTVVDTPSHASQSARFYKHLDRGYNSCSRADLYFMPLAGSKLAKKREEAIEKAKREAEQKAREEREREKEKEKEREREREREREAERAAQKVSSSSHEGRLGESQLSGPAHMRPSFEPPPTTIAAVPPYIGPDTPALRTLSEYARPHVMSPTNRNHPFFVPLNPTDPLLAYHMPGLYNVDPTIRERELREREIREREIRERELRERMKPGFEVKPPELDALHPATNPMEHFARHGALTIPPTAGPHPFASFHPGLNPLERERLALAGPQLRPEMSYPDRLAAERIHAERMASLTNDPLARLQMFNVTPHHHQHSHIHSHLHLHQQDPLHQGSAGPVHPLVDPLAAGPHLARFPYPPGTIPNPLLGQPPHEHEMLRHPVFGTPYPRDLPGAIPPPMSAAHQLQAMHAQSAELQRLAMEQQWLHGHPHMHGGHLPSQEDYYSRLKKEGDKQL
- the RERE gene encoding arginine-glutamic acid dipeptide repeats protein isoform X4; this encodes MTADKEKDKDKEKDRDRDRDKERDKRDKARESENSRPRRSCTLEGGAKNYAESDHSEDEDNDNNSATTEESTKKSKKKPPKKKSRYERTDNGEITSFITEDDVVYRPGDCVYIESRRPNTPYFICSIQDFKLSKRDHLLMNVKWYYRQSEVPDSVYQHLVQDRHNENDSGRELVITDPVIKNRELFISDYVDTYHAAALRGKCNISHFSDIFAAREFKARVDSFFYILGYNPETRRLNSTQGEIRVGPSHQAKLPDLQPFPSPDGDTVTQHEELVWMPGVNDCDLLMYLRAARSMAAFAGMCDGGSTEDGCVAASRDDTTLNALNTLHESNYDAGKALQRLVKKPVPKLIEKCWTEDEVGELITFYYYWKKTPEAASSRAHRRHRRQAVFRRIKTRTASTPVNTPSRPPSSEFLDLSSASEDDFDSEDSEQELKGYACRHCFTTTSKDWHHGGRENILLCTDCRIHFKKYGELPPIEKPVDPPPFMFKPVKEEDDGLSGKHSMRTRRSRGSMSTLRSGRKKQPASPDGRTSPINEDIRSSGRNSPSAASTSSNDSKADSVKKSTKKIKEEVSSPLKNSKRQREKAASDTEEPDRANAKKSKTQEISRPNSPSEGEGEGESSDSRSVNDEGSSDPKDIDQDNRSTSPSIPSPQDNESDSDSSAQQQVLQAQPQVLQAQSASGQAPPPMPPIPAQLPASLPAASSATAAPPQVSPSASQPPGQPQAPAPPPPHSHIQQGPSLHPQRLPSPHPPLQPLSVPQSQPAPASSQPHSQPALHGQAQPAPHGLQAQPLLPHPVPSQPFSLPTQSSQSQVPLQTQAPSHSHSALQVAQPVLPSAGSLQQAQPPREQPLPPAPMAMPHIKPPPTTPIPQLPTAPSHKHPPHLSGPSPFSMNSNLPPPPALKPLSSLSTHHPPSAHPPPLQLMPQSQPLQSSPAQPPVLTQSQSLPPPANHPPSGLHQVSSQPPFSQHPFVPGGPPSITPPSCPSTSTPPAVPGIPLQTSVSTSAASGGNVPVVTACTLPPIQIKEEVPDEAEEPESPPPPPRSPSPEPTVVDTPSHASQSARFYKHLDRGYNSCSRADLYFMPLAGSKLAKKREEAIEKAKREAEQKAREEREREKEKEKEREREREREREAERAAQKVSSSSHEGRLGESQLSGPAHMRPSFEPPPTTIAAVPPYIGPDTPALRTLSEYARPHVMSPTNRNHPFFVPLNPTDPLLAYHMPGLYNVDPTIRERELREREIREREIRERELRERMKPGFEVKPPELDALHPATNPMEHFARHGALTIPPTAGPHPFASFHPGLNPLERERLALAGPQLRPEMSYPDRLAAERIHAERMASLTNDPLARLQMFNVTPHHHQHSHIHSHLHLHQQDPLHQGSAGPVHPLVDPLAAGPHLARFPYPPGTIPNPLLGQPPHEHEMLRHPVFGTPYPRDLPGAIPPPMSAAHQLQAMHAQSAELQRLAMEQQWLHGHPHMHGGHLPSQEDYYSRLKKEGDKQL